In one Mucilaginibacter ginsenosidivorax genomic region, the following are encoded:
- a CDS encoding M3 family oligoendopeptidase, with protein MIHKKTRKYIPATLDIKWETLEPFYKELLDRPINSAQELEKWLHDRSELEAALEEDSAWRYIRMTCDTTSEELLQSFQYFATEISPKIAPYDNGLNKKLVASPYIDQLDGEKYFVFLRAIKKSLELFREENIPVQTEIQVEQQKYQSITGAMSVHIDDKEYTLEQASVFLKGTDRSKRQEVWEKITGRRLQEKDTLDTLFDHLRKLRHKVALNAGFENFRDYMFQALGRFDYTPQDCYAFHEAIEKEIVPILREQAEKRQKALNLPALKPWDMDVDVSGKPALKPFQNGNDLIEKSIQCFSNINRYLGERLEIMKDNNLFDVESRKGKAPGGYNYPLSETGAPFIFMNSVNTFRDLTTMVHEGGHAVHTFLTADLELNDFKHCPSEVAELASMSMELISMDNWNVFFDNEEDLKRAKRDQLFDVLKTLPWVAVVDQFQHWIYTNPDHTDADRHAAWMEIYEPFGAGFVDWSNHPDAEANLWQKQLHIFEVPFYYIEYGMAQLGAIAVWKNYKENPEKGLQQYLDALKLGYTKTIKEIYETAGIKFDFSAEYVKELAEFVKGELDKIG; from the coding sequence ATGATCCACAAAAAAACAAGAAAATATATCCCGGCTACGCTTGATATTAAATGGGAAACGCTTGAACCTTTTTACAAAGAATTGTTGGACCGCCCCATCAACTCGGCCCAGGAACTCGAAAAATGGCTGCATGACAGGAGCGAACTGGAAGCCGCTTTAGAAGAAGATTCGGCTTGGCGCTATATCCGCATGACCTGCGATACCACCAGCGAAGAGCTGTTGCAAAGCTTCCAATATTTCGCTACTGAAATTTCGCCTAAAATAGCACCTTATGATAACGGGTTGAATAAAAAGCTGGTTGCAAGTCCTTATATCGACCAATTGGACGGCGAAAAGTATTTCGTGTTTTTGCGGGCGATTAAAAAAAGCTTAGAGCTTTTCCGCGAAGAGAATATCCCGGTACAAACCGAGATCCAGGTGGAGCAGCAAAAATACCAGTCGATAACCGGCGCAATGTCGGTTCATATTGATGATAAGGAATATACCCTTGAGCAGGCATCGGTGTTTTTAAAAGGCACCGATCGCAGTAAACGCCAGGAAGTTTGGGAAAAGATAACCGGCCGCCGCTTACAGGAAAAGGATACACTGGATACCCTTTTTGACCATCTTCGTAAACTTCGCCATAAAGTAGCGCTGAATGCAGGCTTCGAAAACTTCAGGGATTACATGTTCCAGGCATTAGGCCGTTTTGATTACACGCCGCAGGATTGCTATGCATTCCATGAGGCAATAGAAAAGGAGATTGTTCCCATCCTGCGCGAGCAGGCCGAAAAACGTCAGAAAGCGCTTAATTTACCTGCCTTAAAACCATGGGATATGGATGTTGATGTATCGGGTAAGCCGGCATTAAAACCATTTCAAAACGGTAATGATCTGATAGAAAAATCAATCCAGTGTTTTAGTAACATCAACCGTTACCTGGGCGAGCGTTTAGAGATTATGAAGGATAATAACCTGTTTGATGTGGAAAGCCGCAAAGGCAAAGCACCTGGCGGTTACAACTACCCCCTATCTGAAACCGGCGCACCTTTCATTTTCATGAATTCGGTCAACACCTTTCGCGATTTAACCACCATGGTACACGAGGGCGGCCACGCGGTACATACTTTCCTTACTGCCGACCTGGAACTGAATGATTTTAAACATTGCCCATCCGAAGTTGCCGAATTGGCTTCCATGTCGATGGAGTTGATCTCGATGGATAACTGGAATGTATTTTTTGATAACGAAGAAGACCTGAAACGCGCCAAGCGCGATCAATTGTTCGATGTATTGAAAACCCTGCCGTGGGTAGCCGTGGTCGATCAATTTCAGCACTGGATTTATACCAACCCCGACCATACCGATGCCGACCGGCATGCCGCCTGGATGGAAATTTACGAGCCATTTGGTGCCGGTTTTGTTGACTGGAGCAACCATCCGGATGCCGAAGCAAACCTATGGCAAAAGCAATTGCACATTTTTGAAGTGCCGTTTTACTATATTGAGTATGGCATGGCCCAGTTAGGCGCTATCGCGGTATGGAAAAATTATAAAGAAAACCCCGAAAAAGGCTTACAGCAATACCTGGATGCCCTGAAACTTGGCTACACCAAAACCATCAAAGAAATTTACGAAACCGCGGGAATTAAGTTTGATTTCAGCGCCGAATATGTGAAAGAACTGGCTGAGTTTGTAAAAGGCGAATTGGATAAGATTGGGTAA
- the murI gene encoding glutamate racemase, translating to MHNQPIGIFDSGFGGLTVFKSIIGQLPGYDYLYLGDNARAPYGNRSFKTIHEYTWECVQWMFTQGCPLVVLACNTASAKALRTIQQQDLKNADPTKRVLGVIRPTAEIIGNYTKSKQIGVLGTKGTVQSGSYLIEIQNFFPDVKVYQQACPLWVPLIENGEYDQPGADYFVKLYLDEVMAQSPAIDTILLACTHYPIIKDKIEAQLPAHVKVIGQGDIVAKSLVDYLHRHPEMETRLSKNGTNQFYTTTDDTADFDHHASLFFSQPVKSTFISANDLVTCK from the coding sequence ATGCACAATCAACCTATAGGTATCTTTGATTCGGGCTTTGGAGGCCTCACGGTTTTTAAATCAATCATCGGCCAGCTGCCCGGTTACGATTACCTTTACCTGGGCGATAACGCCCGTGCACCTTATGGTAACCGGTCATTTAAAACCATTCATGAGTATACCTGGGAGTGTGTGCAATGGATGTTTACACAGGGTTGCCCGCTGGTAGTGCTGGCCTGCAATACCGCATCGGCAAAAGCATTGCGCACCATTCAGCAACAGGATTTAAAAAACGCCGACCCCACAAAACGCGTATTAGGCGTTATAAGGCCCACTGCCGAAATTATTGGCAACTACACCAAAAGCAAACAAATTGGAGTGCTGGGCACCAAAGGAACGGTTCAGTCGGGCTCATACCTTATCGAGATACAAAACTTTTTCCCGGATGTGAAAGTTTATCAGCAGGCCTGTCCGCTTTGGGTACCATTGATAGAGAACGGCGAGTACGATCAACCCGGCGCCGATTATTTTGTAAAGTTATACCTTGATGAAGTGATGGCACAATCGCCGGCTATCGACACTATTTTATTAGCCTGCACCCACTATCCTATTATCAAGGATAAAATTGAGGCGCAGTTGCCCGCCCATGTTAAAGTGATAGGCCAGGGCGATATTGTAGCTAAAAGCCTGGTTGACTACCTGCATCGCCACCCCGAAATGGAGACCAGGCTAAGCAAAAACGGCACCAACCAGTTTTATACCACCACAGATGATACTGCCGATTTTGACCACCACGCCTCGCTGTTTTTCTCACAGCCGGTAAAATCGACATTTATTTCGGCCAATGACTTGGTTACGTGTAAATGA
- a CDS encoding OmpH family outer membrane protein, producing the protein MKKLFKVALVAVGMIFAGNFANAQTKIGHINFNAVIDAMPETKTVSAQIQAYQKTFIDVLTNMNNEYTTKGTDFQKNQATMTDAVRTQKGAELQDMQKRMSDYQTDAQQKVEAKKNELGKPLFDKATAAVQAVAKEKGYAYVLDSSQVSLLVSPDADDLMAAVKLKLGLK; encoded by the coding sequence ATGAAAAAACTATTTAAAGTTGCTTTAGTTGCAGTAGGAATGATATTTGCCGGCAACTTTGCCAATGCGCAGACCAAAATTGGCCATATTAATTTTAATGCGGTTATTGATGCTATGCCCGAAACCAAAACTGTTTCGGCCCAGATTCAGGCTTACCAAAAAACCTTTATTGATGTACTTACCAACATGAACAATGAGTACACTACAAAAGGTACCGATTTTCAGAAAAATCAGGCTACTATGACCGATGCTGTACGTACCCAAAAAGGTGCTGAGTTACAGGATATGCAAAAACGCATGTCTGATTATCAAACAGACGCTCAGCAAAAAGTTGAAGCTAAAAAGAACGAATTAGGCAAACCACTTTTTGATAAAGCTACTGCCGCAGTACAAGCTGTTGCCAAAGAAAAAGGCTACGCTTATGTATTGGATTCATCACAGGTTAGCCTGTTGGTGTCACCAGACGCAGATGATTTGATGGCTGCTGTAAAATTAAAATTAGGTTTAAAATAA
- a CDS encoding OmpH family outer membrane protein, whose translation MKKIILVAFLTLTAFAGAYAQRVAYVDSDYILKHMPEYASSQKQLAALSDQWQKEVDGRFQEIDRLYKAYQADQVLMTADMKKRREAEIVDKEKAAKDFQRQKFGPDGELSQKSTSLVKPIQDRVSKAVQAVAESNDLDIIFDKNSEVIMLYANPRFDKSAEVITKLGLKPGVLAK comes from the coding sequence ATGAAAAAGATAATTTTAGTAGCCTTTTTAACGTTAACAGCATTTGCCGGGGCATATGCGCAACGTGTTGCATATGTAGATTCGGATTATATATTAAAACATATGCCCGAATACGCGTCATCGCAAAAACAACTGGCCGCATTATCTGATCAATGGCAAAAAGAGGTTGATGGCCGTTTCCAGGAAATTGACCGCTTGTATAAAGCCTACCAGGCCGATCAGGTGCTGATGACAGCCGATATGAAAAAACGCCGCGAGGCCGAAATTGTAGATAAGGAAAAAGCAGCCAAAGATTTTCAGCGTCAAAAATTCGGACCTGATGGCGAGCTTTCACAAAAAAGTACCTCATTGGTTAAACCAATTCAGGATAGAGTATCTAAAGCTGTACAGGCCGTAGCCGAAAGCAATGATTTAGATATCATTTTTGATAAAAACAGTGAGGTAATTATGCTGTACGCAAACCCAAGGTTTGATAAAAGTGCAGAGGTGATAACCAAATTAGGGCTTAAACCCGGTGTATTAGCCAAATAA
- the bamA gene encoding outer membrane protein assembly factor BamA, translating into MYKFLFAILFTVFGTAVLAQVSNAPRPQLTKQIPADSLSYLNPRDYIIGGISVSGVKYLDKDNLILLSKLTKGDRINLPGERNAEVIKKLYEQGLFDDVQLNITKINMDTVYLEIVVVERPRLSRLHITGIRKGEIEDIQKKLTDKTGKIVNENLLSTTSAIIKRHFNEKGFLNCTVTMTQRKDPGDANSVILDVKIDKKTKVKINDVIFEGNKAFSQGDLRGYLSKTRRKHWYNVFGSKKFKQDKYEEDKLNLIEKMQGKGYRDAELVSDSVWKHDDQTVNVKIKVYEGPKYYFGKVTWSGNAKYSADILERILHVKKGDVFSEDELNKRLSGPTPSNDDVSSLYLNDGYLTFNADPVQTRVYNDTVDLDIRIYEGPQYTINRVSLKGNDVTNDKVVLREIQTKPGQKFNKELLIRSAREIGQLGNFDEQKTEPKPTNINPQDGTVDIVYNVVEKPSDQIELSGGFGGGQLVGTLGLTFNNFSLRNIFNLKAYKPLPKGDGQKLSLRGQSSGRTYQNFSFTFSEPWLGGKKPIYFALSAYTQGSSTGQYYAKTSPYYNNLRINGVGITLGKRLKWPDNYFQLNYSLNFDHYNLDNYTGYLFSNGTSFNIKLTQELTRNSIDAPIFPTQGSNIKFTVQATPPYSMFNNVNYKVATPQERYHFVEYYKFKYDAQWFNKIVGKFVLMSQVRFGFLGMYNKEVGPSPFERFKLGGDGMQSYQFLQGSEIIGLRGYQNFSIVPEGSNENQNTNTGSTIYNKYTMELRHPVIASQSATIFLLAFAEGGNVWNNFSQFNPFNVRRSVGVGARIFLPIFGLLGLDYGYGFDKIPGAPDANRGQFHFTISQSLSGGFN; encoded by the coding sequence ATGTATAAATTTCTTTTTGCTATTCTTTTCACTGTTTTTGGTACTGCGGTACTGGCCCAGGTTTCAAATGCGCCAAGGCCACAGCTCACCAAACAGATACCGGCCGATAGTTTAAGTTACCTCAATCCGCGCGATTATATTATTGGTGGTATTAGTGTAAGTGGCGTAAAATATCTTGATAAAGACAACCTGATATTACTATCTAAACTAACCAAAGGCGACCGTATTAACCTGCCAGGCGAGCGTAATGCCGAAGTAATTAAGAAACTATACGAGCAGGGTTTATTTGACGATGTACAGTTAAATATTACCAAAATTAACATGGATACCGTATACCTGGAGATTGTTGTGGTAGAGCGTCCACGCTTGTCGCGCCTGCATATTACAGGTATCCGCAAAGGCGAAATAGAAGATATCCAGAAAAAACTAACCGATAAAACGGGTAAAATAGTAAACGAGAATTTACTGAGCACCACATCGGCTATTATCAAAAGACATTTTAACGAAAAAGGTTTTTTAAACTGTACCGTTACCATGACCCAGCGTAAAGATCCGGGAGATGCTAACAGCGTGATATTGGATGTTAAAATTGATAAGAAAACAAAAGTTAAAATAAATGACGTTATTTTTGAAGGAAACAAAGCCTTTTCGCAAGGTGACTTGCGCGGTTATTTAAGCAAAACCCGCAGAAAGCACTGGTATAACGTTTTCGGATCGAAGAAATTTAAACAGGATAAGTACGAAGAAGATAAGTTAAACCTTATCGAAAAAATGCAGGGCAAAGGCTATCGTGATGCCGAGCTGGTAAGTGATTCTGTTTGGAAACACGACGATCAAACGGTTAACGTAAAAATAAAAGTTTACGAAGGCCCTAAATATTACTTTGGTAAAGTAACCTGGAGTGGAAACGCCAAATACTCTGCCGATATATTGGAGCGCATACTGCACGTTAAAAAAGGCGATGTATTTAGCGAGGATGAATTAAATAAACGCCTAAGCGGCCCAACACCAAGCAATGATGACGTTTCATCGCTGTATTTAAATGATGGTTATTTAACCTTCAACGCCGATCCGGTACAAACCAGGGTTTATAATGATACTGTCGACTTGGATATCCGTATCTACGAAGGTCCGCAGTACACCATTAACCGCGTAAGCCTTAAAGGTAATGATGTAACCAACGATAAAGTGGTGTTGCGCGAAATCCAGACCAAACCAGGCCAAAAATTCAACAAAGAGTTATTGATTCGCAGTGCACGTGAAATTGGCCAGTTGGGTAACTTTGACGAGCAAAAAACAGAGCCTAAGCCAACCAATATCAATCCACAGGATGGTACAGTAGATATTGTTTACAACGTAGTTGAAAAACCTTCAGACCAGATCGAGCTTTCGGGCGGTTTTGGCGGCGGGCAGCTGGTGGGTACACTGGGGCTTACATTCAACAACTTCTCGTTACGTAATATTTTCAACCTTAAAGCTTACAAACCACTGCCAAAAGGCGATGGACAAAAACTAAGCTTACGTGGTCAGTCAAGCGGTCGTACCTATCAAAACTTCTCGTTCACATTCAGTGAGCCGTGGTTGGGTGGTAAAAAACCAATTTATTTTGCTTTATCGGCCTATACACAAGGTAGTTCAACAGGGCAGTACTACGCAAAAACAAGCCCATACTACAACAACCTGCGTATTAACGGTGTTGGTATTACTTTGGGTAAACGTTTAAAATGGCCTGATAACTATTTCCAGCTTAACTACTCATTAAATTTTGACCACTATAACCTGGATAACTATACCGGTTACCTGTTTAGCAACGGTACATCGTTCAACATCAAGTTAACACAGGAGTTAACACGTAACTCTATTGATGCGCCTATATTCCCTACACAGGGTTCAAACATTAAGTTTACAGTACAGGCTACACCTCCGTATTCCATGTTTAACAACGTGAATTATAAAGTAGCGACCCCGCAGGAGCGTTACCACTTTGTAGAGTACTATAAATTCAAATACGATGCGCAATGGTTCAACAAAATTGTGGGTAAATTTGTGCTGATGAGCCAGGTAAGGTTTGGCTTCCTGGGTATGTATAACAAAGAAGTAGGCCCATCACCGTTTGAGCGCTTTAAATTAGGTGGCGACGGTATGCAGAGCTACCAGTTTTTACAGGGTAGCGAGATCATCGGCCTAAGGGGTTACCAAAACTTCTCGATTGTACCGGAAGGTTCAAACGAAAATCAGAACACCAATACAGGTAGCACCATCTATAATAAATACACTATGGAGCTGCGTCATCCGGTTATCGCCAGCCAGTCGGCCACCATATTTTTGTTAGCATTTGCCGAGGGTGGAAACGTTTGGAACAATTTTAGCCAGTTCAATCCGTTTAACGTACGTCGTTCTGTAGGTGTGGGCGCAAGAATATTTTTACCTATATTTGGCTTGCTTGGATTAGATTATGGCTATGGATTTGATAAAATACCGGGCGCACCTGATGCAAACAGGGGGCAGTTCCATTTTACAATTTCTCAGAGTTTATCCGGCGGATTTAATTAA
- a CDS encoding isoprenyl transferase: MEYLDQIDLLKLPKHVAIIMDGNGRWAKEKGKLRVFGHHNGVISVRDVVEGCDKLGVKYITLYTFSSENWSRPKFEVMAIMELMVSTIHKEIAGFMKNNIKLNAIGDLDLLPAKCLKELNNAMETTKGNTGVILTLALSYGSRREILHAAKNIAAQVKSGELEIEDINEAVFERNLFTNDMPDPELLIRTGGEYRISNYLLWQIAYAELYFTTKLWPDFRKEDLYEAILDYQKRERRFGKTSEQVN, translated from the coding sequence ATGGAATATTTGGATCAGATTGATTTGTTGAAACTACCTAAGCACGTGGCTATCATTATGGATGGCAACGGGCGCTGGGCCAAAGAAAAAGGCAAATTACGCGTATTTGGTCATCACAATGGTGTAATATCTGTAAGGGATGTGGTTGAAGGATGCGATAAACTGGGTGTAAAATATATCACACTATATACCTTCTCGTCAGAAAACTGGAGCCGCCCTAAGTTTGAAGTAATGGCCATCATGGAGTTAATGGTAAGCACTATCCATAAGGAGATTGCCGGCTTTATGAAAAACAACATTAAGCTTAATGCTATTGGCGACCTGGATTTGCTACCCGCCAAATGTTTAAAAGAACTTAACAACGCCATGGAAACCACTAAGGGTAATACCGGAGTGATTCTTACACTGGCTTTAAGCTACGGCTCGAGGCGCGAAATTTTACATGCTGCTAAAAATATAGCAGCGCAGGTAAAAAGCGGCGAGCTGGAGATTGAAGATATTAACGAAGCTGTTTTTGAACGCAACTTATTTACCAACGATATGCCCGACCCCGAACTATTGATACGTACCGGCGGCGAGTATAGAATAAGCAACTATTTATTATGGCAAATAGCCTATGCCGAATTGTATTTTACAACCAAGCTATGGCCCGATTTCAGGAAGGAAGATTTGTACGAAGCTATACTCGATTACCAAAAACGCGAACGCCGTTTTGGTAAGACCAGTGAGCAGGTTAACTAA
- a CDS encoding ExbD/TolR family protein — protein MAELNASPQKSGAVRGRKKQNLRVDLTAMVDLAFLLITFFIMTTTLAKPKAMDLVMPVEGPREGTPASRSFTICLGKNNLVMWYLGELKNPIIPPTVTNFNNDGLRHAIMETSKKVHDKSGKSMIVLVKPSDHSVYSNMVNTLDELNITQIPSYAIVDIATPDIDALKQKGIY, from the coding sequence ATGGCCGAATTAAATGCTTCTCCCCAAAAATCAGGTGCAGTCCGCGGACGCAAAAAACAAAACCTCAGGGTTGATCTCACCGCAATGGTCGACCTGGCTTTCCTGCTCATTACTTTTTTTATCATGACTACAACCTTGGCCAAGCCGAAAGCGATGGATTTAGTTATGCCTGTGGAAGGACCACGCGAAGGAACTCCGGCCAGCCGAAGCTTTACCATTTGCCTCGGTAAAAACAACCTGGTTATGTGGTACCTCGGCGAGTTGAAAAATCCAATAATACCACCTACTGTTACCAATTTTAATAACGACGGGCTTAGACATGCGATAATGGAAACCAGTAAGAAAGTACACGATAAATCTGGTAAAAGTATGATTGTGCTTGTTAAACCAAGCGACCATTCGGTTTACAGTAATATGGTAAACACCCTGGATGAGCTTAATATTACCCAAATTCCTTCATACGCTATTGTTGATATTGCCACACCCGATATTGATGCCTTAAAGCAAAAAGGTATTTATTAA
- the porG gene encoding type IX secretion system protein PorG encodes MPKFVLFALLFIFSYHVQAQTWEVGGAIGGAGYIGDLNPNNPVKISGGSAGLYVKRNFDGYFSAKLNFGYAKFGAADSTSSSQQFRDRNLSFTDGVMELAVIGEFNFLKYIPDAGPNKFTPFIYAGIGVSTYDPRTTYNGSTGSLRQLKTEGQKTQYGDNTMVIPYGIGVKYNIGGKFSLAADMGYRYTFTDYLDDVSGTYADKSKLTGVARALSDRSGEKTGVYIGSAGTQRGDLKPRDSYFIVGLTISYTFVTKRCYFQN; translated from the coding sequence ATGCCCAAATTTGTACTTTTTGCACTCCTCTTCATATTTTCTTATCATGTACAGGCCCAAACCTGGGAGGTAGGCGGCGCTATTGGCGGGGCAGGTTATATTGGCGATTTAAACCCCAATAACCCGGTTAAAATAAGCGGAGGCTCTGCCGGCTTGTATGTTAAACGTAATTTTGATGGCTACTTTTCGGCAAAGTTAAACTTTGGCTATGCAAAATTTGGGGCCGCCGACAGTACATCGTCCAGCCAGCAATTTCGTGACCGTAACCTTAGCTTTACCGATGGGGTGATGGAGCTTGCCGTTATCGGCGAATTTAATTTCCTTAAATATATACCCGATGCTGGCCCTAATAAATTTACGCCTTTTATATACGCAGGTATAGGTGTATCTACATATGACCCGCGTACTACTTATAACGGCAGTACAGGATCGCTCAGGCAATTGAAAACCGAGGGACAGAAAACCCAATATGGCGATAATACGATGGTGATTCCGTACGGGATAGGTGTAAAGTATAATATCGGTGGCAAGTTTAGCCTGGCAGCAGATATGGGCTATCGCTACACCTTTACCGATTACCTTGACGATGTAAGCGGTACCTATGCCGATAAAAGCAAATTAACCGGTGTTGCCCGGGCCTTATCTGACCGGTCTGGCGAAAAAACCGGCGTTTACATCGGTTCCGCCGGCACCCAGCGCGGCGACCTTAAGCCACGCGACAGCTATTTTATAGTTGGGCTTACCATCTCCTATACCTTTGTTACCAAACGGTGTTATTTTCAAAATTAA
- a CDS encoding NAD kinase yields the protein MNQKIAVYGRPFNEPTVIPYIQQVFDNLALHNVDIYVHYQLHEYLQDKINGVKYHVLQATDSLKGFIDIFITLGGDGTLLDMVTVIRDSGIPVIGINFGRLGFLASVNKSDINAAIHAVVNREFTLDCRELLSIDSKTNVFGNDNFALNDVTIHKRDDAAMIITHVFLNDEFLNSYWGDGLIISTSTGSTAYSLSCGGPIIFPQSNSIVVTPVSPHNLNVRPIILPDNSKLCFEVETRSSKYLVSCDSRMAVMDETMKFLVQKANFQLNLIRLNNESYLTTLRNKLLWGLDARNY from the coding sequence ATGAACCAAAAGATAGCAGTTTACGGCCGGCCATTTAATGAACCTACAGTTATACCTTATATACAGCAGGTATTTGATAACCTGGCCCTGCACAATGTAGATATTTATGTACACTATCAGCTTCATGAGTACCTGCAGGATAAAATAAACGGGGTAAAATACCATGTACTGCAAGCCACCGACTCGTTAAAGGGGTTTATAGATATTTTTATAACGCTTGGCGGCGATGGTACCTTGCTGGATATGGTAACCGTTATCCGCGACTCGGGCATCCCCGTTATCGGTATCAATTTTGGCAGGCTGGGCTTTTTGGCCAGCGTAAATAAAAGCGATATCAACGCGGCTATACACGCCGTTGTAAACAGGGAGTTTACACTGGATTGCCGCGAACTGCTCAGCATCGATTCAAAAACCAATGTGTTTGGCAATGATAACTTCGCGCTTAATGATGTAACCATCCATAAGCGGGATGATGCGGCCATGATTATCACCCATGTGTTTTTAAACGACGAGTTTTTAAACTCCTACTGGGGCGATGGATTGATTATATCAACATCTACCGGCTCAACCGCTTATTCGCTAAGCTGCGGCGGGCCTATCATATTCCCGCAATCAAACAGTATTGTGGTTACACCTGTGTCGCCGCATAACCTTAACGTGCGGCCAATTATACTGCCCGATAACAGTAAATTATGTTTCGAGGTAGAAACCCGCAGCTCCAAATACCTGGTATCATGCGATTCGCGGATGGCTGTTATGGACGAAACCATGAAATTCCTGGTACAAAAAGCAAACTTCCAGCTAAATTTAATCAGGTTAAATAATGAAAGTTACTTAACCACGTTAAGAAACAAACTATTATGGGGATTGGATGCCCGTAATTATTAA
- a CDS encoding four helix bundle protein yields MSYYSLEDLEVYQLAESFSDEIWVIVGGWENFAKDTVGKQIVRSADSIGANIAEGYGRYHFKENRNFCFFSRGSILETKGWLTKSKNRNLINEEQFNALFEKLQTIHLKLNAYLKFIGKNAKTKAD; encoded by the coding sequence ATGAGTTATTATAGTCTTGAGGATTTAGAGGTATATCAATTAGCGGAAAGTTTTAGTGACGAAATTTGGGTTATTGTTGGCGGTTGGGAAAATTTTGCGAAGGATACCGTGGGCAAACAAATTGTACGATCTGCCGATTCTATAGGGGCTAATATTGCTGAGGGGTATGGCAGATATCACTTTAAAGAAAACAGAAATTTTTGCTTCTTTAGCCGTGGCTCGATTTTGGAAACAAAAGGATGGCTGACAAAATCAAAAAACAGGAATCTGATTAACGAAGAACAGTTCAACGCACTATTTGAAAAGCTTCAAACCATTCATCTCAAACTAAATGCATATTTAAAATTCATCGGTAAAAACGCAAAAACCAAAGCAGATTAA
- a CDS encoding CBS domain-containing protein, with amino-acid sequence MIAIELIANAIPPVHTSDPIQKVYDRMVEFRVRHLPIVNEEQFLGLIAEDDMVNESDMQVPVGALALSLVNPYVLEDQHIYDVIRLFYERQLTIVPVLDAKHNYLGMISINAITEYFAKITAVSQPGGIIVLEINNKNNSLAHMSQIVESDNAQVLSSYVQTFPDSTRMEVTLKINKQDISTIVATFLRYEYDIKATFNHTDNNDNARDRYDSLMNYLNL; translated from the coding sequence ATGATTGCAATTGAGTTGATAGCTAACGCGATACCACCGGTACACACCTCTGACCCGATACAGAAGGTTTACGACCGTATGGTGGAGTTTCGTGTACGCCATTTGCCAATTGTAAATGAAGAGCAGTTTTTGGGCCTCATAGCAGAGGACGATATGGTAAACGAAAGTGATATGCAGGTGCCCGTTGGCGCATTGGCATTATCGCTGGTAAACCCTTACGTGTTAGAAGATCAGCATATTTATGATGTTATCCGCCTGTTTTATGAGCGCCAGCTTACCATAGTGCCTGTACTTGATGCCAAGCATAATTACCTTGGCATGATATCTATAAATGCTATTACCGAGTATTTTGCCAAAATTACGGCTGTATCCCAACCAGGTGGTATTATCGTGCTCGAGATCAATAATAAGAATAACTCCCTGGCACATATGTCGCAAATTGTCGAATCGGATAATGCCCAGGTGCTAAGTTCGTACGTACAAACCTTCCCCGATTCAACCCGGATGGAGGTAACGTTAAAAATAAACAAGCAGGATATATCAACCATTGTAGCCACATTCCTCCGTTATGAGTATGATATTAAAGCAACCTTTAACCATACCGACAACAACGATAACGCCCGCGACCGATACGATTCGCTCATGAATTACCTGAATCTTTGA